CGGCAAGGCGCGCAAGCTCCGCGCAGGCCCGTATGGCGCGCCCGTCACCCTGGACGTGCTGGCGGACGGCGACCACTTCGGCGACCAGGCGGTGGTGGAGTCGGATGACGTCTGGACCTTCACCGTCAAGGCCACCACGCCATGCACGGTGCTGTCCCTGCCGCAGCAGGTGTTCGAGGGCCTGATTGCCCGGTCCGCCACGCTGCGCGCCCAGGTGGAGCGGTACCGGGAGCGCCTGAAGAAGCCCCAGGACAAGCTGGGGCAGGCCGCCATCCCCCTGGCCGCCGGCCACTCCGGTGAGCCGGACATCCAGGGCGGCTACGTGGACTACGAGCTCACGCCCCGCGAGTACGAGCTGAGCGTGGCCCAGACGGTGCTCCGGGTCCACACGCGCGTCTCCGACGTGTTCAGCGACCCCATGGACCAGACGGAGCAGCAGCTTCGGCTGACCATCGAAGCGCTGCGGGAGCGGCAGGAGCACGAGCTCATCAACAACCGGGACTTCGGCCTGCTCCACAACGCCGACCTCAAGCAGCGCGTCCACACCCGCAACGGGCCGCCCACGCCCGATGACCTGGACGAGCTGCTCAGCCGGCGCCGCAAGTCGCGCTTCTTCCTGGCGCACCCGCGCACCATCGCGGCGTTCGGCCGGGAATGCACCCGCCGGGGCATCTACCCGACACCCATCGAGGTCCAGGGCACGCCGTGCATGGCCTGGCGCGGGGTCCCCCTGCTGCCGTGTGACAAGATTCCCATCACCGAGCAGCGCACCAGCTCCATCCTCGTGCTGCGCACCGGCCAGGAGGACCAGGGCGTCATCGGCCTGCGCCGCACCGGCCTGCCGGACGAAGTCGAGCCCGGCCTCTCCGTGCGCCGCATGGATGTGACGGACAAAGCCATCACGAACTACCTGGTCAGCACCTACTTCTCCGCGGCGCTGCTCATCCCCGATGCGCTGGGCGTGCTGGAGAACGTGGAGCTTGGCGGCTGATTTTTCGGAAAGTGACACGGCGGGTCCAGGCGCAATGCCTGGACCCGCTGTGCCGCCTGAAACGCTCGCGTGCCGCATCCGTCAACCGGCGGGCCGGGTTGATTCGCTTTGCGTGGCGGAGCATCGTCCGCGGCCATGAGTTCGAGCGAACAAACCCAGACAGTCATGGCCCTGGCCGAAATCTTCGTTCCGCTGGCCGTGGGCATCCTCCAGGGCATCCTGGTGATGAAGTTCGTCAGGCCGCTGCTCATGGAACGGCTGGGCGGGCTCGCCGGCCTGGTCCGCTCCCGGGCCAACACCTTCTTGGGCATCGTCCAGATGTTCCTGCTCCTGGGCGTGGTGGCGGCCTGCAACGCCGCCTACGCGCCGCAGACGCTCGCCTGGCTCCAGGAACGCGACATCCTCCCTTTCGAGCCCACGCTGCTCGTGCTGCGCATCTCCGCCATCATCGCCTCCTACCTGAGCGGAACCAACCTGGTCCATCTGGCCTCGGCCCTGTCGGACGACACGGAGTCGAACACGCTGGAGCCGCTGCCGCTCAACAACCGGCGCCAGCGGTGACGCGCTCGATGAGCGCGAGCATCGCCTCGCGGTAGGCCTTCGCATCGCCGCCGGTGCTGATGGCCAGGGCCGCGCGGTCGAAGGCGGCGGACAGCAGGCTGG
This genomic interval from Myxococcus xanthus contains the following:
- a CDS encoding family 2B encapsulin nanocompartment shell protein, with amino-acid sequence MTKFVKTGDDTPRLSLGTAAARQLATTTKTVPQMQGITPRWLLRMLPWVEVTGGTYRVNRRLSYAVADDRLVFSNIGAKVQVIPQELLKLPLLRGLSGDDEVIAALASQFTQAEYKAGDVIVEAGAPAEHVFLLAHGKARKLRAGPYGAPVTLDVLADGDHFGDQAVVESDDVWTFTVKATTPCTVLSLPQQVFEGLIARSATLRAQVERYRERLKKPQDKLGQAAIPLAAGHSGEPDIQGGYVDYELTPREYELSVAQTVLRVHTRVSDVFSDPMDQTEQQLRLTIEALRERQEHELINNRDFGLLHNADLKQRVHTRNGPPTPDDLDELLSRRRKSRFFLAHPRTIAAFGRECTRRGIYPTPIEVQGTPCMAWRGVPLLPCDKIPITEQRTSSILVLRTGQEDQGVIGLRRTGLPDEVEPGLSVRRMDVTDKAITNYLVSTYFSAALLIPDALGVLENVELGG